In Nicotiana tabacum cultivar K326 chromosome 19, ASM71507v2, whole genome shotgun sequence, one DNA window encodes the following:
- the LOC107794556 gene encoding protein NUCLEAR FUSION DEFECTIVE 4-like: MTFQYSYNSPVGKWLGFVAAVWVQAISGNNYTFSNYSDALKSLMALTQLQLNNLSVAKDVGKAFGILAGLASDRLSTPVILLIGSIEGFIGYGVQWLVVSGTIKPLPYWAMCIFLCMGGNSTTWMNTAILVTCIRNFRKNRGPVTGILKGYVGLSTAIFTDICSALFASDPSTFLLLLAVVPFAVCLTAIVFLREIPPSSTPAEEKEEVKYFSVINIIAVIIAVYLLVFDISGTHGKVFSQIFAVILLILLASPLFIPVHLMVKNFIRSNSENLDVEGNENEIAEPLLVKKEVVVVKEENAVEMEKRQPVIGEDHTIFEAMRTLDFWILFVSFLCGVGTGLAVMNNLGQMGLALGYTDVSIFVSLTSIWGFFGRILSGTVSEYFIKKAAMPRPIWNAASQIVMAVGYILMAMAMPGSLYIGSIVVGICYGVRLAVTVPTASELFGLKYYGLIYNVLILNLPLGSFLFSGLLAGLLYDAQATKTAGGGNTCVGAHCYRLVFIVMSIACIVGFSLDILLAIRTKNLYAKIYASRKTKKSTTAVLS, encoded by the exons ATGACTTTCCAATATTCTTACAATTCCCCGGTCGGAAAATGGCTCGGCTTTGTCGCCGCCGTTTGGGTACAAGCCATTTCCGGCAATAACTACACATTTTCCAACTATTCCGACGCTTTAAAGTCTCTTATGGCCCTTACTCAGCTCCAATTAAACAACCTCTCCGTCGCTAAAGACGTCGGAAAAGCGTTCGGAATACTCGCCGGGCTTGCCTCCGACCGACTTTCCACTCCCGTTATTCTACTCATTGGTTCAATCGAAGGCTTCATCGGTTACGGCGTTCAATGGCTTGTCGTTAGCGGCACAATTAAGCCACTTCCGTACTGGGCCATGTGTATATTTTTATGCATGGGAGGTAACAGTACTACATGGATGAACACCGCCATTTTAGTGACGTGTATTCGTAATTTTCGAAAAAACAGAGGACCTGTAACGGGAATTTTGAAAGGTTACGTGGGTTTAAGCAcggctattttcaccgatattTGTTCGGCGCTTTTCGCTAGTGACCCTTCAACTTTTCTTCTCTTGCTCGCTGTAGTCCCTTTCGCCGTTTGTCTAACGGCGATTGTATTTCTCCGTGAAATTCCGCCTTCCTCAACTCCCGCTGAAGAGAAGGAAGAAGTTAAATATTTTAGTGTCATTAACATCATTGCTGTTATCATAGCGGTTTATTTGTTAGTTTTTGATATTTCAGGGACTCATGGAAAAGTTTTTTCACAAATATTTGCTGTTATACTCCTAATCCTTTTAGCTTCCCCTTTGTTCATTCCGGTTCATTTAATGGTGAAGAATTTTATCCGGTCCAATTCAGAAAATTTGGATGTTGAAGGCAATGAAAATGAAATTGCAGAGCCATTACTTGTGAAAAAGGAGGTTGTTGTAGTGAAGGAAGAAAATGCGGTGGAAATGGAAAAAAGGCAACCTGTTATTGGAGAAGATCACACGATATTTGAGGCGATGAGGACGCTGGATTTTTGGATATTGTTTGTTTCGTTTCTTTGTGGAGTTGGAACGGGTTTGGCTGTGATGAACAATTTGGGGCAAATGGGATTAGCTTTGGGATATACTGATGTTTCCATTTTCGTCTCCCTCACTAGCATTTGGGGATTTTTCGGTCGCATTCTTTCCGGCACTGTTTCCGAATACTTTATCAA GAAAGCTGCAATGCCAAGGCCAATATGGAATGCAGCTTCACAGATTGTAATGGCTGTAGGCTACATCTTAATGGCAATGGCTATGCCAGGATCACTCTACATTGGCTCTATCGTCGTTGGAATTTGCTATGGAGTTCGTCTTGCTGTCACTGTTCCAACTGCTTCCGAACTCTTTGGTCTCAAATATTACGGCCTTATCTATAATGTCCTAATACTCAACCTTCCACTCGGCTCATTTCTCTTCTCTGGTTTGCTCGCGGGTCTGTTATATGATGCTCAGGCTACAAAAACAGCTGGTGGTGGCAACACTTGTGTAGGTGCTCACTGCTATAGGCTAGTATTCATAGTGATGTCTATAGCTTGCATCGTTGGGTTCAGCTTAGATATTCTGCTAGCAATCAGAACCAAGAACTTATATGCTAAGATTTATGCAAGCAGGAAAACAAAGAAGAGTACTACTGCTGTATTATCTTGA